In Carya illinoinensis cultivar Pawnee chromosome 10, C.illinoinensisPawnee_v1, whole genome shotgun sequence, one DNA window encodes the following:
- the LOC122278227 gene encoding uncharacterized protein LOC122278227: MEYTVQSDQGLIQSTPQSQCHPTEQVAVASFTRLVSCKRSKRPNTLTFSKAAPRARLKFRVSTVRGSSPPRKNRAFTMSDQHQDPKPPQNLPSSSSSSNKIPGNGTDFSGHKARYPNPPDASNPDPATLREQWRFAIKQYSRWYSSAWGTAILAGISFFALGWIIKGSNPLPSFRDKHPEPSSSSASSSTDDASEARP; encoded by the coding sequence atggAGTACACTGTACAGTCTGATCAAGGACTTATCCAAAGTACACCTCAGAGCCAATGTCACCCAACTGAACAGGTGGCAGTGGCATCATTTACACGACTTGTTTCTTGCAAGCGGAGCAAGCGACCCAACACCCTCACCTTCAGCAAAGCAGCACCGAGAGCAAGACTCAAGTTTCGAGTTTCGACCGTTCGAGGTAGCAGCCCACCACGGAAAAACAGAGCATTCACTATGAGTGATCAACACCAGGACCCCAAGCCGCCCCAAAACTTgccctcttcttcctcttcttcaaataaAATTCCCGGCAACGGCACCGACTTCTCGGGTCACAAGGCCCGATACCCGAACCCCCCGGACGCTTCGAATCCGGACCCCGCAACGCTCCGAGAGCAATGGAGGTTCGCTATCAAACAGTACAGCAGGTGGTACTCCAGCGCCTGGGGCACCGCCATTCTCGCTGGCATCTCTTTCTTCGCCCTCGGTTGGATCATCAAGGGTTCCAATCCCCTCCCTTCTTTCCGCGATAAGCACCCCGAGCCTTCCTCCTCTTCCGCTTCTTCATCTACCGATGATGCAAGTGAAGCTCGCCCATGA